The genomic interval ACCGCCACCGTGCTGGCCCAGGCCATGGTCCGGGAGGGGCTGCGCAACGTGGCCGCCGGCGCCGGGCCGGCCGCGCTCAAGCGGGGCATCGACCTGGCCGCCGAGAAGATCTCCGAGGCACTGCTGGAGAAGGCCGTCGAGGTGGGCAGCCGGGAGTCGGTCGCGAACGTGGCGACCATCTCGGCGCAGGACGCCACCATCGGTGACCTGATCGCCGAGGCGATGGAGAAGGTCGGCCGGGACGGCGTCATCACCGTCGAGGAGGGTTCGACCCTCGCCACCGAGCTGGAGGTCACCGAGGGTCTCCAGTTCGACAAGGGCTTCATCTCGCCGAACTTCGTCACCGACACCGAGTCGCAGGAGGCGGTGCTCGACGAGCCGTACATCCTGATCACGACCCAGAAGATCTCCTCGATCGAGGAGCTGCTGCCGCTGCTGGAGAAGGTCCTCCAGACCGCGAAGCCGCTGCTGATCATCGCCGAGGACGTGGAGGGGCAGGCGCTCTCCACCCTGGTCGTCAACGCGATCCGCAAGACCGTCAAGGTCTGCGCGGTGAAGGCGCCCGGCTTCGGTGACCGGCGCAAGGCGATGCTCCAGGACATGGCGATCCTGACCGGCGGCGAGGTGGTCGCCCCCGAGCTGGGCTACAAGCTCGACTCGGTCGGCCTGGAGGTGCTCGGCACCGCCCGCCGGGTGGTGGTCGACAAGGACAACACCACCGTGATCGACGGCCGGGGCCGGGACAACGACGTCTCCGAGCGGATCACCCAGATCCGCAAGGAGATCGAGGCGTCCGACTCCGACTGGGACCGCGAGAAGCTCCAGGAGCGGCTGGCCAAGCTCTCCGGCGGCATCGCGGTGATCAAGGCCGGTGCGGCGACCGAGGTCGAGATGAAGGAGCGCAAGCACCGCATCGAGGACGCCATCGCCGCGACCAAGGCCGCGGTCGAGGAGGGGACCGTACCGGGCGGCGGCGCCGCGCTGGTGCAGATCCGCTCGGCGCTCGACGGCGACCTGGGCCTGACCGGTGACGAGAAGGTGGGCGTCTCGATCGTCCGCAAGGCACTGGTCGAGCCGCTGCGGTGGATCGCCCAGAACGCCGGCCACGACGGCTACGTGGTGGTGCAGAAGGTCGCCGAGCAGGGCTGGGGCAACGGCCTCGACGCCGCCACCGGCGAGTACAAGGACCTGGCCAAGGCCGGCATCATCGACCCGGTGAAGGTGACCCGCAACGCGGTCACCAACGCGGCGTCGATCGCCGGGCTGCTGCTGACCACCGAGAGCCTGGTCGTGGAGAAGCCGGAGAAGGCCGAGCCGGCCGCCGCCGGTGGGCACGGCCACGGTCACGGTCACGGCCACCAGCACGGTCCGGGCTTCTGACCGGTCCGGTCCGGATCACACCGATCCGCACCGCCCGACCGCGACACCGGGATCCGCGTGAGCGGGCCGGCGTGGGACTCTCCACGTCCGGCCCCGCTCACGCGGATCTTCGTTTCCGGGCTGTCGCCGCCCCCGGCCCACGTACCCCGGCGCGCCTTTCCGCCCGGGCCACGGCCGACGGACACTGGTCCGATGAGGGTGCTCCCGGATCTGGGCGGTGACGGGCCGATGGCGACGACCCCGGCGGGACGCGGCGGCCTGCCGCGCCGGTTCGGTGCGCTGGCCGGGGTGGCCGCCGCGGCGGTCGCGGTCGGCGCGGCCGAGGTGGTGGCGGTGTTCACCGGCGCCCGCTCCGCCCCGCTGGTCGCGGTCGGCGGCGCGGTGGTGGACCTGGCGCCCGCCCCGCTCAAGCGGTTCGCCGTCGACGTCTTCTACGTCTACGACAAGATCGCACTCCTGGTCGGCACCGCCGTGCTGCTGGCCGGGTTCGCCGTCCTGGTCGGGCTGGTCGCGGTCCGGTCACGGCCCCTCGGGTACGCCGGGATCGCCCTCTTCGGCGCGGTCGGGGTACTCGCGGCGCTGACCCGGCCCGGGGCCGGCCCGCTCGCCGCGCTCCCCTCGCTGGTCGGCGCCGTACTCGCGGCCGGCGTACTGCGGCTCTTCGTCGCCGGACCGCTCGGCCGGTCCCTGGCCGCACCGACCGTCGCGGTCACCGCCCACCCGGACGAGTACGCCCGGCGGCGGTTCCTGACCGGGGTCGGGCTCGCGGTCGGCGGGGCGGCGGTGGGTGGCTTCGGCGGGCGCTGGCTGTCGACCCGGCGGGGTGTCTCGGCCGCCCGTGCGGCGGTCGAGTTGCCGGCCCCGGCCAGCCCGGCGGCGCCGGTGCCGGCAGCCGCCGAACTCGGGGTTCCGGGGCTGTCGTCGTACGTCACGCCGAACCGGGACTTCTACCGGATCGACACCGCACTCGTGGTGCCCCGGGTGGACCCGGAGAGTTGGCGGCTGCGGATCCACGGTCGGGTGCGGAACCCGGTGACGCTGCGCTTCGCCGACCTGCTCGCCCGGCCGATGATCGAACGGCACATCACCCTCGCCTGCGTCTCCAACGAGGTCGGCGGGGAGCTGGTCGGCAACGCCCGCTGGCTCGGCGTACCGCTCGGCCCGCTGCTCGCCGAGGCC from Plantactinospora sp. BC1 carries:
- a CDS encoding molybdopterin-dependent oxidoreductase encodes the protein MATTPAGRGGLPRRFGALAGVAAAAVAVGAAEVVAVFTGARSAPLVAVGGAVVDLAPAPLKRFAVDVFYVYDKIALLVGTAVLLAGFAVLVGLVAVRSRPLGYAGIALFGAVGVLAALTRPGAGPLAALPSLVGAVLAAGVLRLFVAGPLGRSLAAPTVAVTAHPDEYARRRFLTGVGLAVGGAAVGGFGGRWLSTRRGVSAARAAVELPAPASPAAPVPAAAELGVPGLSSYVTPNRDFYRIDTALVVPRVDPESWRLRIHGRVRNPVTLRFADLLARPMIERHITLACVSNEVGGELVGNARWLGVPLGPLLAEAGPLPGADQVVARSSDGWTCGSPTELLTDGRDAMLAVGMNGEPLPIEHGFPARVVVPGLYGYVSACKWVVELELTSFADFDAYWVPRGWSARGPVKTQSRIDTPRAGRTVPAGPVTVAGVAWAQHVGIRRVEVRVDDGDWQPATLAGSVSTDTWAQWSWRWLATPGEHTLRVRATDATGTVQTGQSRPVEPDGATGWHTVTVTVG
- the groL gene encoding chaperonin GroEL (60 kDa chaperone family; promotes refolding of misfolded polypeptides especially under stressful conditions; forms two stacked rings of heptamers to form a barrel-shaped 14mer; ends can be capped by GroES; misfolded proteins enter the barrel where they are refolded when GroES binds), with product MAKILSFSDDARHLLEHGVNTLADTVKVTLGPRGRNVVLDKKFGAPTITNDGVTIAKEIELTNPYENLGAQLVKEVATKTNDVAGDGTTTATVLAQAMVREGLRNVAAGAGPAALKRGIDLAAEKISEALLEKAVEVGSRESVANVATISAQDATIGDLIAEAMEKVGRDGVITVEEGSTLATELEVTEGLQFDKGFISPNFVTDTESQEAVLDEPYILITTQKISSIEELLPLLEKVLQTAKPLLIIAEDVEGQALSTLVVNAIRKTVKVCAVKAPGFGDRRKAMLQDMAILTGGEVVAPELGYKLDSVGLEVLGTARRVVVDKDNTTVIDGRGRDNDVSERITQIRKEIEASDSDWDREKLQERLAKLSGGIAVIKAGAATEVEMKERKHRIEDAIAATKAAVEEGTVPGGGAALVQIRSALDGDLGLTGDEKVGVSIVRKALVEPLRWIAQNAGHDGYVVVQKVAEQGWGNGLDAATGEYKDLAKAGIIDPVKVTRNAVTNAASIAGLLLTTESLVVEKPEKAEPAAAGGHGHGHGHGHQHGPGF